TGGCATTCCTTGTGGGGGCGGGGGCTCAGGGCTGTCTCCGCCCCGCTCACCTTGGTGGAATGTCACCTGTGGGCTGGAGCAAGTTGAGCCACCGGCTGCCTGCTGGGGAGACGTCTCCGGAGCCTCCACCCagtgccctgcccacccccaccctcggTCTTCGCCTGTTCAGGGAAGTCTGTGGGTGAgaaaccgccccccaccccaagccaggGTGTCTCCCCTGGGTCCCTGGTCCAGTTGGGCACACCGTCACTGTGGGGCAGGCCCTGACGCCCCCTGCCGGGGAGTCCTGGACCCCCGCACCCCAAAACGCGCACCAGGGCTTCCGTgggagggcggggtggggtggggtggggctgggcccGCCTGCTGGGGCCACCTACCTCCAGCGGGAGACAGTTCCTCCCAGGATCCCAGGCCGGCGGGAGGCAGGGAGCTGTAGGCCTTTGAGATGGTGAAACCCTGACCAGAACCCGCACACTGGCCTGCCcggccccacccctccctggcgCAGGGTGGCATCCCGTGCTCTTTGCATAATCTTGTGGCTTCTCTATCTCTCCCCGGCGGCGCAGCGGCCACCATGGCGACACTGCTGTCCCACCTCCAGCGGCGCCCTCCCCTCGTGCGCCAGGCCATCAAGATAAGGCGGCGCAGGGTCAGAGACCTGCAGGATCCGCCCGCCCACAGCGCTCAGGAGGTAGGGGTGACGTCGAGGAGGAGGCGAGTGGCCAGGGTGGGGCTCTGTGGTCTCTGGGCGCGGGAGTCGTCCTCTCGCGGGCTGCGGTTGAGGATGCGGTCCCCTTCCCTGCCTGTCGCGGCTCCTGGACAGGGCCTTCTGGGTTGGCCGGCCAGGGTCTGCTGTGTGTTCTCTGGGCCATCCTGGGCCTCCAGTCTGGGGTCGCAGCCTCTCTGAGTCCCCTCCCTCTGGAGGGGCCACCCGCCCGCCCTAGCCTCCGGTCTTCCCGCTCTAAAGACACCTGCTCCACTAGACAGGGGGTGGCCCTGCTGTGGGCCGGGCGGCTTGGGGATCCGCTGAGCGGTCCCCGGCCTGCCTGGCATGACCCTCCGTCTCCCACCTCCACTGCTGGGCCTCACTTCCGCCGCTCGGGTACGGAGCGTGGCCGCCCGATAAGCAGAGCTGCttcctctggggaaggaaggggccACGGGTGCAGAGAGCTCACGCTGCCGGGGCCGCTGAGCGCCAATGGACCTCAGCCACGGGCGGGGGGCTGAGGAGGGCGGCCCAGGGGCTGGactggcaggaggcctgctgtGGGAACAGGTGTGCGGCGCTGGTGGGTTGGAGGCGGGGAACTAGGGAGCCCTCAGCCCCGGGCCCGGCCTGGCCTGCCCTGGGAGGAGGCATTGCTGCTGTCTGAGCCCTGGTCCAAGCCTCGGGGCCACCTTGTCTTTTCACCTTGCTCCCCAGATCGAGCCTGCCTCCCACCACCTCTCCCCTGAGGAGGTAAGAATCGGAgtgctggggaggcagggaggtgcTGGGAACACAGTCCTTGGGTACTGGCTGAGGCAGGTGGCCACAGGgcgcagggggcgggggtggggtgggcggtgGGCCCTTCTGGGCCTTAACCCGCCATGCCTGTGCACTGTGGGCGCCTTGTCCCAGCTTTGGCTGTGCCGTGTTGGTGCCAGGATGGGCTTGGGGGGCGGGGGCTCACCTTGGAGTGGCGGCCGGGGATTCCTGAGGTGACCCTGCTGTGTCTCAGCGGGCCCTGCTCTACGAGGAAGCTCTCTACACCGTCCTGCACCGTCTGGGGCAGCCTGAGCCCGGCCATGTGCGCGAGACCTCGGAGCTCCTGTTGTACCTGCGGGAGGTGAGTGCGGCCCCGCTGTGCCCGCCGACCTGCTGCCCCCACCAGGGagtcctctctcccctgccctgggccctcaGCCTCCCACGCTCCTGCCCCACCAGGCCTTCCACGTGGAGCCCGAGGAGCACCAGGAGATGCTACAGCGCGTCCAGAAGCTTGAGGTAACCCTGGGCCAGGACCAGCCTGGGGCAGCGGCTGGGAAGCCCAGCTCCCTCTGGGACTCAGGCTCACCCTTCTGTCCTTCTAGAAGCCAATATTTTGTCTGAAGGCAACCGTGAAACAAGCCAAGGGCATTCTGGGCAAAGATGTCAGTGGtgagcaggtgggggagggaccCTGAGtgcccccttcccagcccctcctcctccccagcggTCTGTCTGTCCCAGAATCCAGCTGGAGCTCCCAGCTCCCAGATGTCCCCTGGGCACTgctggccccagggcctttgAATCTGGGATGGGGAGGGACTCTGCCCCTGGATTGGGGTGATGAGGGCAGCTCCCCGGGAAGCCCTGCCGACACCCAGGTGGCCTTGTCCTCCCCCTCCTCGCCAGGATTCAGTGACCCCTACTGCCTGCTGGGCATTGAGCAGGGGGTGAGCGTTCAGGGGGGCAGCCCTGGGTCCCGGCGTCGGCAGAAGGCTGTGGTGAGGCACACCATCCCGGAGGAGCACACCCACCGCACCCAGGTCATCGAGCAGACCCTCAACCCTGTCTGGGAGGAGACTTTCATCCTGTGCGTGGCCCAGCGCCGGCCCCGTCCCCTCAGGGAGAGCAGCAGTACTTCCTGGCTCGGGGGAGGGGACTTGGCTTGATTGGAGGCGGGGCCTGCTCTCTAGGCCAGAGAGTGTGGAGGGTGTGGAGGGTTGGGCCCCGCTGGGTTGATCTGGGGGCCAGGCCCAAGCCTTACcttaggggagggaggaggagtttGCAAGAAGGGGCTCAAAGGGGACAGTGGCTAAGGGGGGGCTTGGGAGCTTCCCAGGACAGGCTCTGGTGGGGTCCGGCCCTCCAAGGCCCTCAGCCTGGTCCTTTTCCTCCCATAGGGAGTTTGAGGACATAAACAGCTCGAGCTTCCATCTGGACATGTGGTGAGGGGCCTACCATGCCCGTAGGGGTCCGGGAGGGAAGGGTGGGCATTCAGGATGGCAGGACCTTCTCCCAAAGAGGTCAAGGGCTCCCGGGACAgcctctctgtctcctgcccACACCTTGGCCCCCGCAGGGACATGGACGCGGTGGAGTCCGTCAGGCAGAAGCTCGGGGAGCTCACAGATCTGCACGGGCTGCGAAGGTGAAGGGCCCGGGAAGAGGCTCCTGGGGGAAGCAGTGtgggctctttctgccctccccgTGTGTGCATGTCGGTCGCTGGGCTACAGGCTCTGTCCAGGCCCAGGGGGGCGCAGGAGGGGGACAGATCCCCGCCAGACACCTCAGTGTCTTGGCCCACCCCTCTCATGGCCCCTGCCTGGAACAGGATCTTCAAGGAGGCTCGGAAGGACAAAGGCCAGGACGATTTTCTGGGGAACATCGTCGTGAGGCTACAGGTGAGTGGGGTCAGGAAATAGGGTTTTGGGGGAGGGACTCTGGACCCACACCAAGCATGGGCCTGGGCCGCTCCTGCCTCTCTGGCCCCCCAGGACCTCCGCTGCCGAGAGGACCACTGGTACCCTCTGGAGCCCTGCACCGAGACCTACCCGGACCGCGGCCAGTGCCACCTCCAGTTCCAGTTCATTCACAAGCGGGTAGGTCCGGGGCCGGGAGAAGGGCGTCTTCCAGTGACCTGTCCGGGTTGGGCAGGCTGCCCCCAGGGACAGGGTCCTCTCCTCACGGCCACGCCGGCCCCGTTGCAGAGAGCTCCGGCAGCCAGCCGCTCCCAGCCCAGCTACACGGTGCACCTGCACCTGCTCCAGCAGCTGGTGTCCCATGAGGTCACCCGGCACCAGGTACTGCCCTccctgagctgggggaggaggggggtgaggggccTGCTGGCCAGGTCCTGATACCCTGCTGCCTGTGCCCTCAGGCAGGCAGCACCTCCTGGGACGGGTCGCTGAGTCCCCAGGCTGCCACCATCCTCTTTCTCCACGCGACACAGAAGGACCTCTCTGACTTCCACCAGTCCATGGCGTGAGTGCGCCTGGGAGAGTCAGTCGCCTGGGAGGCgccagcctctccctccctgaTTGTGCGCCTACAGACTGGCAGGCCGGAGTCTAAGCCTTGCAAGATCTCTGTTTGGCCACAACCGTGTGTCAGGCTTTTGAGTCCACTGCCCACTTTAAAAATCTGGAGGTTTTCCATACAGAGTCACAGCTCCAGCTTACTGTGTACCCCAAGTGCCGCCGTCCTGCTGGGCTGCAAGGGGTCACACATGGCAGAGCGCggggcctccccagcccctcacggCTGCCATTGGCCCAAGTCACTCCCTGACGCTCTCTGAGTCCCTTCTGGGCATTTGAATttgctgcccctgccccagagGTAGCCTTGCGCCCCAGCTCCAGGCCTCTGGAGTCAACAGATTGGTGCGCTGGCATTTCCAAATCCCTGGCGAGGGCCCGCCACGTCCCCTGGGCCCTTGTACGTTGTGGGAAGGTGTTCGAGTGCAGGTGAGGTGTGCCCGGGGCCACGGCGGACACTTGGCACTTGAATAGGGGGTGGACggaggtggggacagggacagcTTGTAGGACCACAAGCAGGTCGGTATCCCCAGACAGGTGGGGAGCGACGCAAGTTTAATTTACCTGTTTGAAAAGCACCTTCATGGGGGTTCCCCAGGAGGTCGGTGGGGGCAGGGCGTCTCGCTGTTCCCCCCCaagtccccctccccccgctggCCGGCTGAGGGCTTCCCATGTGCCGCAGGCAGTGGCTGGCTTACAGCAGGCTCTACCAGAGCCTGGAGTTCCCGAGCAGCTGCCTCCTGCACCCCATCACCAGCATCGAGTACCAGTGGATCCAGGGCCGGCTCAAGGGAGAACAGGTGGGCCGTGCAGGGGGACGAGGAGCGCGcggggcaggcagggctgggggagctggCTCTGGGCCCCGGGCCCCCCCCCGCTCAGCTCCCGATGCTTGGCCCGCAGCTGGAGGAGCTGGCCGCCTCGTTCAGCAGCCTGCTGGCCTACGGCCTCTCCCTCATCCGCAAGTTCCGCTCTGTCTTCCCCCTGTCTATGGCCGACTCCCCGGCCCGGCTGCAGTCTCTGCTCAGGTCAGCGGCTCCCCCTCCCGCTCCCTCAGTGAGGTTGGGAACAAGGGGACCCCTCGGGGGGCGCCCGCTGCCACTGTGGGTGGGTGGAGGGTCCCGGGCACAGCTGCCTGTCTCCACAGGGTCCTGGTACAGATGTGCAAGATGAAGGCCTTTGGAGAGCTGTGCCCTGACAGCGCCCCTCTGCCCCGGCTGGTGACCGAGACGCTCAGGGTGCGGGGGGTGCTCACGCTGGGGACGAGGTGGGCACGGACCTTGAGCCTGGCAGCCCTCCCCGCTCACCGCCTCTTTGCCCACAGACCGGCACCACCGAGTGGTTCCACCTGAAGCAGCAGCACCATCAGCCCATGGTGCAGGTGGGGGGGCttgggcagggcaggagggggcGTGGGCGGGGTGCTCAGGCCCTGCGGGCCTGCTCAGCGCCCCTCTGTCCCTGCCAGGGCTTGCTGGAGGCAGGCAAAGCCCTGCTGAGCCTGGTACAGGACGTCATCGGCGACCTACTGCAGTGCCGGCACACGTGGAACAAGATCTTCCAGAAGTGAGCAGGTGGCTGGGTAGGGAGGTCACGCGGCAGGGGCTCAGGATGGGGACCAGCAGGGCCCCGGAGGTGCTCCCGGGTCACACCTGTGGCCTTCCTTGCAGCACGCTCAAGGTCGACCTCTTCTCCATGGCTTTTGTGGAGCTTCAGTGGCTGGTGAGTCTCCCCCTGGGTCTCCAGCGTTTGCCCGGCACCCTGGCTCCGGAGACCTGTCCCACTGCCTGCCCTTTGCAGGTGGCCAAGCAGGTACAGGACCACACAGCGGCGGTGGCGGGCAGCCCCGTGTCCCCGGAGATGGGCGAGAGTCTATTCCAGCTCTATGTCAGCCTCAAGGAGCTCTACCAGCTGCGACCAGGCCCCACAGACAGGTAGGTGGGCAGCCGGCTGTTGgcacaaaagagaagagaaagtcaaGGCGGGTCCGCACTAGCCCGGGCATTCTCGGGCATTCTCCAGGCTGAGCCCCAGCTCTCCGTAGGGATGGAGTCCTGGCCCTGGAGGGCTTTCAGCGCTGGTTCCAGCCCGCCGTCCCTTCTTGGCTGCAGAAGACTTACAGCGTGGCCCTGGCGCGGGTGCAACGTGCCGTGCAGATGGATGAGGTAGGCGCGGGGCCTGAGACGGGGGCCCGGCTATGGGGTTTGGGGCTCTGCTGGGACCTCTAGGATGCGCAGAGTTGGTGACCAGCTCTTGAGGCCAGTTGTGTGTACCCCGCTGCCTCCCGATACCCCTGGTTTTAACTGTGGCTTTCCTTTCCAGACTGATCTTTGCAGCCTGGGGGTCTGGGTGGAGCCTGCCTGCCCCTTgtggccccctgcccacctgcttGGTGGCCGTAGAGGCTCTGAAtgcctggggaaggaaggagggagggaggggcatgaatcTGGCCAGCCCTGAGCCCTCCGGTCTGCACCCTCCCCCCGCAGCTGGTGCCCCTGGGTGAACTGACCAAGCACAGCACATCTGCCGTGGACCTGTCCACCTGCTTCGCTCAGATCAGCCACACTGCCCGGCAGCTGGACTGGCCCGACCCAGAGGAGGCCTTCATGATCACCGTCAAGTTTGTGGAGGTGCAGCGACTTCACGTGTCCTTCCCCATCTTCCTAGGACAGCCTCGTTTGACGTGCCCTGATTCTCCCAAGCTCCTGCCCTAGCAGCCTCCAAGGGGCTAAGTCTTAAATCCCCAAGTCACTGAGATTTCCGTGCCTCCCCGCATTGGGGCCCCCAAttgtcctctccccaccccaggacaCCTGTCGGCTGGCTCTGGTCTACTGCAGCCTTATAAAGGCCCGGGCCCGTGAGCTCTCGGCAGGCCAGAAGGACCAGGGCCAGGCAGCCAACATGGTAAGGACCAGAGCCGGTTGTCGGCCCGGGGGTGCGGGTAGGGACGGCCATTCCCGGCGAGCTCAGGAGGCCACAGCCCCGCGTGCCTGCCCTCAGCTGTGCGTGGTGGTGAATGACATGGAGCAGCTGCGGCTGGTGATCGGCAAGCTGCCCGCCCAGCTGGCCTGGGAGGCCCTGGAACAGCGCGTCGGGGCCGTGCTGGAGCAGGACCAGCTGCAGAACACGCTGCACGCCCAGCTGCAGGGCGCGCTGGCCGGGCTGGGCCACGAGATCCGCACCGGCGTCCGCACCCTGGCGCAGCAGGTAGTCTGTCCCCCTCGCAGGGACCCCACCCTGCCCATCCTCGGCCTCTTCGGCCTGAAGCACCCCCAGCAGGACTTGCCACCCCTCCCTGAACCGAAACTCAGGCTCCCTGTGACCTCACCTGTCCCCACATGCTCACCCCCCGGCCTCCCTCCTGCTGTTCTGTGTCCCCAGCTGGAGGTGGGCATCGCCACGCACATCCAGAAACTCGTGGGCGTCAAGGAGTCTGTCCTGCCTGAGGATGTGAGTGGCCCTCCCCAGTCACCGTTGCCAAAGGGGCTTAGGGTGGTAGGGGCAAGAAGGCCTTGGGTGTCAGAGATGAGTCCCCCAGACTTGGGCAGGAAATGTTCCCtcctgggcctcggtttcctgcTTGGATGCTtaagggggcaggggtgggtcaTTCCGCGGGCTGTCCCCAAATCCGCCTGGGGACCGCACGCAGGTGGGGAGGGCTTAGCCTTGCAGCCGAACTGATAGGGGTGTGCAGCCTTCTGAGTTCCCTGTTTCTGCGAGCCCGCTGACTCCGGCGTGCCCACCTGTCCGGGGGCAGACCGAGTGATGCCACCTTTGTGGTCTGCGAGAAGGTCACTCCGTAATTCAGCAACCCTCTAAGTGCTCTGTCACGGGCATAGATTTAGGTACGGAGGTGTGGATCGGGGAGGAAAAGTGATAAAACTCCTGCCTTCCCGGAGCTCACATTCTGCcaggggaggtggaggaagagCCAGAACCATAGCTGTGCCTAGAAttacatgagtgtgtgtgtgcggtgACGTGTTAGTAAGTACAGGAGAAAATGAAGATTTGTATTCAtatttgtgctttttttaaaaaaaaatttatttatttatttgacagagatcacaagtaggcagagaggcagggaggaagcaggctccctgctgagcagagagcccgatgtggggctcgatcccaggaccctgagatcctgacctgagctgaaggcagaggctttaacccactgagccacccaggcgcccctgtgcttttttttaaagatatttttagacaGTGGTAGAGAAGGCCTTACTCAGAGGGTGACAGCTGAGTCAGGACCTCGAGGAAGCGAGAGAAAGATCCCTGAGGGTTTCTAGGGGAGGGCATGGCCAGACCCTGCAGCAGGACAGTGCACGGGCCGCTGGAGGgccctggaggaggcaggggcggCCGGAGCCCCTCGCGGGCAGGGCTCCCTCAGCTCCGGCACACGTTCTGAATGGAGCAGGCGAACGCTCCTggccctctttcctcttctgagtCAGGGCATGGGCAGTCAGGGCATGGGCGTGGGCCAGAGCCAGACTTGCCGcccacccacctctccccagGCCATTCTGCCCCTGATGAAGTTTCTGGAGGTGAAGCTCTGCTACATGAACACCAACTTGGTGCAGGAGAACTTCAGCAGGTATGCGGCGGCCTCCCGCTCcgtgccccccccgccccgcccctcttCCCTGGCCTCAGCCATTTTCAGGGGAGGATGCAACCAGCCTCTGCTTAAGTGCTCACTCCTAGAGACAGGGAGCTCACTACTTCACACACCTGCCCATTTCCCTtcaggctgagcagaaagctgccTGCCCTTTCTCCCTTAGCCCTGGGCTTTCTGTCCCTCCTAACATTACAGGCAACTGGTGTCTCTCCCAGGATCCAGGGGAACTTCTCGTTGGGGTCTCTCTTAAAGCAGGGGTCCGGCACACCAGGCAGGCAGCAGGATTAGAGGTCAAGGACGTGGGCTCTGGCCCACCTGGATTCAGACTCTAGTTCTGCTGCTGCTGGGTGGGTGCGTTCAGCGGATTACTCAAGTTTTCCATGCCGACAGTCACAGTTCTGGCCTCTAGTGAGGATCAAGTGAGTCACATGGGGTCCCAAGCGCAGCCCCTGTGCAAAGGAAGTGGTCGGTGCTGAGCTGCCCGACGATGACCGTGGGTTCTCCCCACAGGAACTGGGCTCTGaggctgctgcccctccccccggagGTCCACTCCTGGTGGCTCGGGGGGGCCCCAGGGAGCCCACTGTTGTTATTTCTCGGGGCACAGTATGCCAAATGTTCAGCCGAAACAGTTAAATCTCCACTGCACGGACTTGACTCACTACAGTCTCAAAGGCAGTTAGAACAATTGGTGCACAGGAAGCACGCGAATCACGAACACACTCAGTCCATTACCTGCCATGAATGCGACCTTCCCCACTCTTAATGATGCAACCCCATTTTTGCTTTCTGTGCTGAACCATGTGACTCTCCTTTGACATGTGATTTCCGTTATTTCAGGTAGTTAGCAGGACTGTGGCTTGGTTGCTACTTTTTTCTCCCCAAGGGGTAGTAGATGCTAATCCGGGTCGACCTCCTATTCCTTCTGGCCACTCCCATATTGAATCATCATTCTGTCACTGGGGTTCCAGGCTCCCCGCCCCACCTTCTTGTGGGGGTTTGATAATCCTACTGAGGAAGGTTCTTTGCTAGGTTGTGAAGCGTGTTGGCTGGGACTGGCCccatctgccccctccccctgctcccctgcacTTGTCTTCCCTCAGGAGaccagccctgcctccctccctctactCCTGCCTGCTGCCCTGGTCCCCGCCTTACCTGAGAAGCCAGTGGGAGTGGGAGCGTGGGCTGGGGAAGAGCTGGGGGTGAGCCTGGGTCTCTTTCTCAAGAgtgtctctgcttcctcctcttccactcTCCTGGGCTGGACTGGtgtccctctgcacctccccacctccccccgcaCAGTCTCCTGACCCTGCTCTGGACCCACACGCTCAAGGTGCTCACGGACGCGGCTGCCTCCCAGCGGAGCTGCCCCCTGGCCTCCAGCAGGCTGAAGATTGCGCTGCAGGTAAGAACAGCCGGGCCAACAAGTGATCACGCTGGCTGGAGACAAGTGATAATCCGGGTGAGGTCACCTCTGCCGTCTCACCCCTAGAATCTGGAGATCTGCTTCTACGCAGAGGGCTGTGGCCTGCCACCCGCGGCGCTGCACACAGACGACTTCCAGGTAGGGGGCTTTTGGTGAGCTGGCGGGGTAGGGGGAACCTGCCTTTCTGTGCTCACCTGTGTCCAGGACGAGCTGCGTAATTTACAGGGCCCGgcacagaaagaaaatgtgggTCCCCTTTTCCAAAAATTACTAAGAATTGAAAGACAGCAACAACAGAGCATTCAACCAAGCAGAAGCTTCTTTAAACTCGGTGACGGGGCGGCTGTGCAACTGTGGGGGGGGGTGCACAGTTGTGACGCCCACCCTGTCTGTGCCTCGGCTGTCCCCCGGGGCCACCCCAAGGGTGCGTTCCCCAGCCGAGGCTCCCCGACAGCCGGAGCTTTGCTATCACATCGCTGCCGGCACCGGACGGGGGTGACTGGGGACAGCTTAGGGGGCTTCTCAGCTGCGCCTCGTTCCCAGGCTCTGCAGAGGGACCTGGAGCTGCAGGCGGCTTCCAGTCGGGAGCTCATCCGGAAGTACTTCTGCAGCCGCATCCAGCGCCAGGTGAGGCTCTTTCCCTCCGCGCCGCCCCCGGCGCACCTGCagccccgcctcccctcccctctgcccctcacggGCCCCGCGCTCCACCCCTAGGCGGAAACCACTTCTGAGGAGCTGGGGGCGGTCACAGTCAAGGCTTCCTACCGCGCCTCTGAGCAGAAGCTGCGTGTGGAACTGCTCAGCGCCTCCAGCCTGCTGCCCCTGGACTCCAACGGTGAGTGCGGGCTGCCCACCGGCTTCTCCCCGCGTCCTCACTCTGTACCCCACAACGTCCCCCCGCGTCCCTGGCTGGCCGCTCTCCCGGGAGGGAGCGCTGGGTGCATTTCCTTCGTGCCCCCAGGAGGGGGCAGTGCTGCTGAGCAGGGCACAGCGGCCGGAGCTGGGCACTGGAGGCGGGGAGCTGGATATCCTTGGCAACGTCATCTCCCCGGGTGACCTCCCCACTTGCCAGGCTCCAGCGACCCCTTTGTCCAGCTGACCTTGGAGCCCAGGCACGAGTTCCCTGAGCTGGCCCCCCGGGAAACCCAAAAGCACAAGAAGGACCTTCACCCTCTGTTTGATGAGACCTTTGAATTGTGAGTGGGTTCCCCTGCTtgcccccccttccccagccctggaCTCCCCTCAGCCCTGCTCCTGCCGCCTGAGGCCAGTTCTGAAACGAACGCATTTGGGTCCCCGGGAGGGGCCACTGGAACAGGGCTTTGCCGGGACCTGCGAGGAGTGGGACTGCAGGGGAGAAGGCCCCTGCCTGTTGGACTTAGAGGCTTGCTTCCAGGAAATGGTCCTGCTCCTGAGGTGCTCTGTTCCCCAAGACAGGAGGGTCTGGGGAACACAGGCCCCGGGTTTAAAGTCCCAGCCCGCAGAGGCGGCTGAGAAACGCCTTTGCCATCCTAACCCCCAtctgtctgccctcagctccggCCTGTCCTCACGAATCAGAGATGAACGGTGTGGGGGGGGTGCCAGGGACCATGTAGGGGGCAGGCCGCCGAGCCGGACTCTCTCTCCCATTCAGCCTGGTGCCCGCTGAGCCATGCCTGAAGGACGGAGCTTGCCTCCTGCTAACGGTGCTGGACCATGACACGCTGGGGGCTGATGACTTGGAAGGGGAGGCCTTTCTGCCACTGCGCTCGGTGCCAGGCCTGACCGGGACTGAGGAGCCTGGCGAGGTGCCTCAGACCCGCCTGCCCCTCACCTACCCTGCACTCAACGGTAGGCCTGAGCCCCGGGGCAGAGGCTGTGGCCCAGCATTGGGGGTACAGGGGAGGGGCGGCCCGTGAAGGTCAGGCAGTGGCCCCAAGGGAAGCGAATGAAGTTGGGGTCAGAGGAACCCCCCCCTTGGACGTGGAAGCCAGCGGAGTCAGTGTGGGGTCTCGTGTTGCTGAGTGGATCTCTCGGGCTGATCGGGAGAGCAGTGAAATCTGGGAGGCCAAGTGCCGTGTGACTCTGcagtgtggtggggggagaggctggGTCTCCGACGGGGGTGCACACGCCAGGCATTCTCCAGGCTGGACGGTAAGAACAGGTGACACGTCTGAGCACTTACTACGGGCCGCCTCATGTGTCAGCTGCTAGTACAGCTATGTTACAGacgggtaaactgaggcacagagaggttaactaGCTAGCCTGCGGTTCTAACAGTTGGACCCCGAGGCACATCTCACTTGGCCTCTTCCAGTGCACGTTGGGTCGGAGTGTCGGTGCCAGCGCCGTCATGCGTCTCGCCTTATCCGTCAGGCTGTCTTGTGAGCTTGGCTGGTGTGTTTCCTGGTTTCCAGAATGGCTGGAGAATGGGTCTATGCTGTGCCCCCTGCCACTACCCAGGCACTGCCTCCCCCCGCCACAGTCTGACGCCCGAACGCCTCTCTCCACAGGGGATCCCGTCCTGCAGCTGCTGGAGAGCCGGAAGGGTGATCGGGAGGCCCAGGTGTTTGTGAGGCTGCGGCGGCAGCGGGCCAAGCAGGCCTCCCAGCACGCCCCAAGGCCAGGGCAGTAGCAGTGGAGGTTAGGGATGGGGCTGCGTGCCCAGCAGGGGCCGGCTTTCCTGAAAGGTCTGGGTTCTCCCCACCCTAGTGCCAGCCCCCCAGCCTGGCCGAATGCTCCAGAAGGACCCTGCAAGTCTGGGGAACCCCAGCGTGAAGATCA
This region of Mustela lutreola isolate mMusLut2 chromosome 15, mMusLut2.pri, whole genome shotgun sequence genomic DNA includes:
- the UNC13D gene encoding protein unc-13 homolog D isoform X4, which codes for MTLRLPPPLLGLTSAARIEPASHHLSPEERALLYEEALYTVLHRLGQPEPGHVRETSELLLYLREAFHVEPEEHQEMLQRVQKLEKPIFCLKATVKQAKGILGKDVSGFSDPYCLLGIEQGVSVQGGSPGSRRRQKAVVRHTIPEEHTHRTQVIEQTLNPVWEETFILEFEDINSSSFHLDMWDMDAVESVRQKLGELTDLHGLRRIFKEARKDKGQDDFLGNIVVRLQDLRCREDHWYPLEPCTETYPDRGQCHLQFQFIHKRRAPAASRSQPSYTVHLHLLQQLVSHEVTRHQAGSTSWDGSLSPQAATILFLHATQKDLSDFHQSMAQWLAYSRLYQSLEFPSSCLLHPITSIEYQWIQGRLKGEQLEELAASFSSLLAYGLSLIRKFRSVFPLSMADSPARLQSLLRVLVQMCKMKAFGELCPDSAPLPRLVTETLRTGTTEWFHLKQQHHQPMVQGLLEAGKALLSLVQDVIGDLLQCRHTWNKIFQNTLKVDLFSMAFVELQWLVAKQVQDHTAAVAGSPVSPEMGESLFQLYVSLKELYQLRPGPTDRDGVLALEGFQRWFQPAVPSWLQKTYSVALARVQRAVQMDELVPLGELTKHSTSAVDLSTCFAQISHTARQLDWPDPEEAFMITVKFVEDTCRLALVYCSLIKARARELSAGQKDQGQAANMLCVVVNDMEQLRLVIGKLPAQLAWEALEQRVGAVLEQDQLQNTLHAQLQGALAGLGHEIRTGVRTLAQQLEVGIATHIQKLVGVKESVLPEDAILPLMKFLEVKLCYMNTNLVQENFSSLLTLLWTHTLKVLTDAAASQRSCPLASSRLKIALQNLEICFYAEGCGLPPAALHTDDFQALQRDLELQAASSRELIRKYFCSRIQRQAETTSEELGAVTVKASYRASEQKLRVELLSASSLLPLDSNGSSDPFVQLTLEPRHEFPELAPRETQKHKKDLHPLFDETFEFLVPAEPCLKDGACLLLTVLDHDTLGADDLEGEAFLPLRSVPGLTGTEEPGEVPQTRLPLTYPALNGDPVLQLLESRKGDREAQVFVRLRRQRAKQASQHAPRPGQ
- the UNC13D gene encoding protein unc-13 homolog D isoform X3 translates to MDLSHGRGAEEGGPGAGLAGGLLWEQIEPASHHLSPEERALLYEEALYTVLHRLGQPEPGHVRETSELLLYLREAFHVEPEEHQEMLQRVQKLEKPIFCLKATVKQAKGILGKDVSGFSDPYCLLGIEQGVSVQGGSPGSRRRQKAVVRHTIPEEHTHRTQVIEQTLNPVWEETFILEFEDINSSSFHLDMWDMDAVESVRQKLGELTDLHGLRRIFKEARKDKGQDDFLGNIVVRLQDLRCREDHWYPLEPCTETYPDRGQCHLQFQFIHKRRAPAASRSQPSYTVHLHLLQQLVSHEVTRHQAGSTSWDGSLSPQAATILFLHATQKDLSDFHQSMAQWLAYSRLYQSLEFPSSCLLHPITSIEYQWIQGRLKGEQLEELAASFSSLLAYGLSLIRKFRSVFPLSMADSPARLQSLLRVLVQMCKMKAFGELCPDSAPLPRLVTETLRTGTTEWFHLKQQHHQPMVQGLLEAGKALLSLVQDVIGDLLQCRHTWNKIFQNTLKVDLFSMAFVELQWLVAKQVQDHTAAVAGSPVSPEMGESLFQLYVSLKELYQLRPGPTDRDGVLALEGFQRWFQPAVPSWLQKTYSVALARVQRAVQMDELVPLGELTKHSTSAVDLSTCFAQISHTARQLDWPDPEEAFMITVKFVEDTCRLALVYCSLIKARARELSAGQKDQGQAANMLCVVVNDMEQLRLVIGKLPAQLAWEALEQRVGAVLEQDQLQNTLHAQLQGALAGLGHEIRTGVRTLAQQLEVGIATHIQKLVGVKESVLPEDAILPLMKFLEVKLCYMNTNLVQENFSSLLTLLWTHTLKVLTDAAASQRSCPLASSRLKIALQNLEICFYAEGCGLPPAALHTDDFQALQRDLELQAASSRELIRKYFCSRIQRQAETTSEELGAVTVKASYRASEQKLRVELLSASSLLPLDSNGSSDPFVQLTLEPRHEFPELAPRETQKHKKDLHPLFDETFEFLVPAEPCLKDGACLLLTVLDHDTLGADDLEGEAFLPLRSVPGLTGTEEPGEVPQTRLPLTYPALNGDPVLQLLESRKGDREAQVFVRLRRQRAKQASQHAPRPGQ